From Paraburkholderia flava, a single genomic window includes:
- a CDS encoding ATP-binding protein, whose protein sequence is MGRHGPTAPGPSRPPARTGGAGDTDGAGAVSGYATMVDFHRPDTATVTRRLLIFFVLVAGLVAASALTWNITWQRGIDSLRRNAAVRADRTTNALKNTLERYESLPYLLAEHPFVQDVLAEPNPQRVDRANRYLEDLNRHARATVAYIIKADGICVAASNWDDAESFVGVEYRFRPYFVDAVKGGVGRFFGIGTISHDPGYYISQPVYRDGKIVGVAVVKLNLEWFQGADAAEPLIVTDDHGVVFLSSVSAWKYHTVRPLSGPVAESIYQTRQYAQQQIAPLPVTIERTLEGNAQIVRVGGGRYAPRYLASRRALGGPDWHLITMASVDQVDRDARNATIVTAFGYVSLCLFAFYWRMRRARVREMIRSRALLQKAYAELNQRVAERTADLSQANEQLTKEVGERTRAEQELRAAHDELVQASKLAALGQMAAGITHELNQPLAALRGFSDNTRVLLERGDHASARENLEAIAALTERMGKITNQLKLFVGRARPRSARAPVTRALRNVLALLQKRLQGVAIQIVAVDAQTRTRTPFDIHDDSAQLVAHCDDLRLEQVLINLLGNALDATAGIPSPRISIEIDASDSTLSIAVRDNGPGIPDDVLPRLFEPFFTTKEMGQGLGLGLAISSSIARDCGGSLTARNASDSGGAVFVLTLRRARATATDPLVAGS, encoded by the coding sequence ATGGGACGGCACGGGCCCACGGCGCCCGGGCCGTCCCGCCCACCTGCCCGTACGGGCGGCGCGGGCGACACGGACGGCGCAGGTGCGGTGTCGGGCTATGCCACAATGGTTGACTTCCATCGACCGGACACCGCCACCGTGACGCGCCGCCTGCTGATTTTCTTCGTGCTCGTCGCCGGGCTCGTGGCGGCGAGTGCGCTCACGTGGAATATCACGTGGCAGCGCGGTATCGACAGTCTGCGGCGCAACGCCGCCGTGCGCGCCGACCGCACCACCAACGCGCTCAAGAACACACTGGAGCGCTACGAATCGCTGCCCTACCTGCTCGCCGAACATCCGTTCGTGCAGGACGTGCTCGCCGAGCCGAACCCGCAGCGCGTCGATCGCGCGAACCGCTATCTCGAAGACCTGAATCGCCACGCGCGTGCGACGGTGGCCTACATCATCAAGGCGGACGGTATCTGCGTCGCGGCGAGCAACTGGGACGACGCGGAAAGCTTCGTCGGCGTCGAGTATCGCTTCCGTCCATATTTCGTCGATGCGGTGAAGGGCGGTGTCGGACGCTTTTTCGGCATCGGCACGATCTCGCACGATCCCGGCTACTACATCTCGCAACCGGTCTATCGCGACGGCAAGATCGTCGGCGTCGCGGTCGTGAAGCTGAATCTCGAATGGTTTCAGGGCGCCGATGCGGCCGAGCCGCTGATCGTCACCGACGATCACGGCGTCGTGTTTTTGTCGTCGGTGTCTGCATGGAAATATCACACGGTGCGGCCGCTGTCGGGGCCGGTCGCCGAGTCGATTTACCAGACGCGGCAGTACGCACAGCAGCAGATCGCGCCGCTGCCGGTGACGATCGAGCGCACGCTCGAAGGCAACGCGCAGATCGTGCGCGTCGGCGGCGGCCGTTATGCGCCGCGCTATCTTGCGTCGCGTCGTGCGCTCGGTGGACCCGACTGGCATCTGATCACGATGGCATCCGTCGATCAGGTCGACCGCGATGCGCGCAACGCGACTATCGTGACTGCTTTTGGCTATGTGTCGCTGTGCCTGTTCGCGTTCTACTGGCGGATGCGCCGGGCGCGCGTGCGCGAGATGATCCGCAGTCGCGCGCTGCTGCAGAAGGCGTACGCGGAACTGAATCAGCGTGTCGCCGAGCGCACTGCGGATCTGTCTCAGGCCAACGAGCAACTGACGAAAGAGGTCGGCGAGCGCACGCGCGCAGAGCAGGAACTGCGCGCCGCGCACGACGAACTCGTGCAGGCGAGCAAGCTCGCCGCGCTCGGTCAGATGGCGGCGGGTATCACGCACGAATTGAATCAGCCGCTCGCGGCGCTGCGCGGCTTCTCCGACAACACGCGCGTGCTGCTCGAACGCGGCGATCATGCGTCGGCGCGCGAGAACCTCGAAGCGATCGCCGCGCTCACCGAGCGGATGGGCAAGATCACGAACCAGTTGAAGCTGTTCGTCGGACGTGCGCGGCCGCGCAGTGCGCGTGCACCGGTGACGCGTGCGTTGCGTAACGTTCTGGCGCTGCTGCAGAAGCGCCTGCAGGGCGTCGCGATTCAGATCGTTGCCGTCGATGCACAGACGCGAACTCGCACACCGTTCGACATCCACGACGACAGCGCACAACTGGTCGCGCATTGCGACGATCTGCGGCTCGAACAGGTGCTGATCAATCTGCTCGGCAACGCGCTCGATGCAACGGCCGGCATACCGTCGCCGCGTATCTCGATCGAGATCGATGCGTCGGACAGCACGCTGTCGATTGCAGTGCGCGACAACGGACCGGGCATTCCCGACGACGTACTGCCGCGTCTGTTCGAACCTTTCTTCACGACGAAGGAGATGGGGCAGGGGCTGGGCCTCGGGCTCGCGATTTCGTCGTCGATCGCGCGCGACTGCGGCGGTTCGCTGACCGCGCGCAATGCGTCGGACAGCGGCGGTGCTGTTTTCGTGCTGACGCTGCGCCGCGCGCGGGCGACAGCCACCGACCCGCTTGTCGCGGGCTCCTGA